The stretch of DNA AATCAGGAGAACGGCTTCGGAAAACGAGAGTGTTCGAAAATGGAGACTACCTTGCTGCAATGCTTGTGACATGTGTGGAACCTACCCTGTCTTGATCCCATGATTATTCTAGGAGAAACCCGGCTTTCCTCTAAACCGTACCACGTGGTCTTCTGCCTGTTCGCTTGACAACCTACCGGGCTTGGAGTAAGTTGGTCCTGACACACAAGGGTTCAGAATATGGATTGCTGAGGAGCGATGACCATGCCTTTCCTCAAGATCCCGTTCGGTCCCACCTACGATGAAATGGCCCACCCCGAACTGATCGACCCCGAAGTGAGAGCCTCGGCCCTCAGGGCTCTCTCAGAAGACGAGTTCAACCCGGTTAACCTGTTCAACATAACCTGGAAGGACCGAGACAACCAGGTCAGAAAGGTAATCTTCCCACCGGAGCTGACTGGGGTGGACGCGAACATTGTGGTGCTCCTTGGCATGGGCTTTCCGTCCGGGTCGCACAAGGTGGGTCCAGCGTATTCCACCTTGATAGAGGCATGCGTTGACGGGACCATCGACCCTGACAGGCACACGATACTGGGCCCGTCCACGGGGAACTTCGGAATCGGCGTGGCCTATATCTGCAGGCTGATGGGATATCGGGCAGTGGTCATCATGCCCGATAACATGAGCCGCGAGAGGTACGATCGAATCAGACGGTACGGCGGCGAGCTGGACCTGACTCCGGGCACTGAGTCTGACGTCATCCTCACCCTGCGACGCACCCACGAACTTATGCGGAACCCTGATAACTTCGCCCTCGCCCAGTTCGAGTTGGTGCCCAACTACCGGTTCCACAGGCACGTTACAGGGGCGGCCGTGGTGGAGGCCGTGTCGGGCATCGGCAACGGGAGAGTCGCGTGTTTCGTCTCCGCGCCCGGATCAGCAGGAACACTTGCGGCGGGAGACCACGTGAAGAAGGTCTTCCCCGAGACCAGAGTCACCGCGGTGGAACCATACGAGTGCTCCACCCTGTCCACTGGAGGGCGCGGCCAACACCGGATCGAGGGTATCGGCGACAAGATGTGCACTCTGATTCACAACATTCTCACCACAGACTTCGTGCTGACTGTTCGTGACGAGGAATGCGTTCAAGCGTTAAAGGTGATGAGGGACGGGGGGCCGATTCTCCAGAGAATGGGGGTGTCCGATGAGCTGGTTGCGAGGATGCGGGACATGTTCGGGGTTTCCGGGATGTGCAACATCGTCGGTGCAATAAGAATGGCGCGCTACCTGAGACTCGGCCCTGGGGACAACGTAGTGACCATTGCGACTGATGGGTTCGACCGGTNNNNNNNNNNCGACCGGTACGGCTCCGTCATAGCGGATCTCGATGCGCGCTACCTCGAGGTGTCCGAGCCGGTTCTCGAGAGGTGGGTGCGGGACATCTTCCTGTCTGAGGATAAATCGGGGGTGCATGACTTCCGTAGGCCGGAGGCGAAAGAGAAGCTCTTCGCGCAGAAGGAGTCCGACTGGCTTCCCTTCGGATACACCCGTGACTACCTCGACCGAATGAGATCTCAGTCGTTCTGGGACGAGGAGTACGCAAAGGTGCACTACTACAACAAGAGGATCGCGGAACTCAGGCGACCACTGACCCAGAGTTGATACAGTGGGCGGAGCGTGTTCGCTCCGCCCTTCCGTCCACACTGTTCACCGGACTGCGCGGGGAAACCGTGCTCGGAGAACGATGCTCACCTAGTCAGAGTGAATCTCCCGCCTTGGTAGATACCTACTTGGAACCCTTTGATACTGAAGATCACCCTCATACTCTCCTGCGGCACACCTGGGAAGAACCTGGTGAGCCAGGTCATCGGAGCAGCGGCAGCCTCCTCGAAAGCGGCCGCAATCTCTGAGTCCGACACGGTGAAGTTGGTTCCAGCGATGTACACATCCCACGTCGGCTGGGTCAGCGTATCCACGAAAAGGTCCACCGACGTGGGCCCCAGAAAGCATCGGACGCTCTGCCGCATGAGCTTAGTGGTAAGGGCCCCCGGGCAGTTGTAATAGGCCGTGAGCCGGACCGCGGCGAATTCCGCCACGGACAGGTTGGCAGGCTGGTTGAAGGAGTCGGGAAGGTATGGGTAAACGGCCGCGCCGGCTAGCCCCGCCAGGGCGAGCGCCACGGCGACAGCTGCAAGCACGGCAACCGAAGTCCGGATCCAGGCCGAATTCCAGTTCATGTAGAGCCCTCCATCATCAGTATCTCAGTGAAGTCCCACCGGGCGACTGGCGACAGGTGCGGACTCAGTGTTTAGCCAACTTGACCTGCGATCCTTTCGGCGACACGGGTCCTCTGGGCCGGGGTCGCGAATGCGGCCTCAAGAGCATTGTGGTTCGTCACGCCGAACTGACCCGGGTCTACACCCCACACCTGCCGGGCGAGCCGGTATTCGTGCGACAGGGTTATGCCGGAGATGCCCGGGTCGTCTGTGTTCAGGGTGACCCGCACCCCAGCCTCCATGAGTCGCATGAGAGGGTGAGCCTCGATCGAAGGCACCACCCTGGTGTGAACATTGCTCGTAGGACAGACCTCCAACACTGTTCCACGTTCCACAAGAAGCGCCAGGGTCGCCCCATCTTCGACGGCTCGTATCCCATGGCCCACACGTGTCGCCCCAAGTTCCGACACAGCGATTCTCACAGACTCAGGTCCTTCTGATTCCCCTGCATGCACCGTGACGCCTAGCCCGCTGGACCGTGCCCAGGCGAGTGGGCGAATGTACTCGCGAAGCCCCACCTGTCTTGTGTCAGCCGCGATGTCGATGCCTCTGACGCCTGAGTCCATGTAGTCCCGGGCCAGGCGGACCGTTTCCCATCCTGCTCTCTCCCCCTCAGGCTGGGGAATGATGAGGATGAAGGAGACATCGATCCCCGGCGGAGTCTCGCGGGCTCCCTCCAGCACCGCCTCAACCACTCGGGCCGGGCTGAGGCCGGTGAGCCCCTGGACGAAGATGGGGGCAAAACGCAGCTCTGCGTAGACTATGCCGTCCGACGCGCAGTCTTCGATAGCTTCCCGAGTGATGCGGGAGAGGTCAGCCTCCGAGGCAATGCACGGCATGAAGAACTCGAACTTGGCGAGGAAGTCGAGAAATGACTTGTCCCCAGGCCCTATCTGGATCCGGGGGGCTATGTCGTCAACAGACAAGTCCCAGAACATGCCGCGGTTCTTCCGAAACAGATCCAGAATGGTCGACGGCCGGATCGCCCCTTCCAGGTGTCGGTGTAGTTCCACTTTGGGCATCCGCGAAAAATCATCACTGCTAGCCATCGCGTGCGCCGCCTCCCCGATCACCGGGACGATGCCCGGTACCTGCCGATCCCCAAGTACTTGCCGATGTTCGCAGACTCATCTACGAAAGGTTCGATAGATGGGCCGGCAGAAGTCATGATAGTTGCGACGCCGGGCCCATGCCCTGCCAGCAGGCAATCTGAGTGAACCACGACCCCGATGCTGATCGCCCCACGGCGATAACTCCTTCCGAAGAGGTTGTCGCAGTCGTCGAGGGCGACGAGGTCACCGAATCTGAGCCTATCCAGGCCCAGTTCCGCGATTTCCGCTCTGTCGGTAGTGGTTATGTCGTAGTCCCCCGACGCAGTGTCCGGCTCACCAATCCCTGAACCCATCAGCCTGGCCGGAACCCTGGCAGCAACGGGCACCCTCAGCTTTCCACCGGATTCGGCAACACCCATGCGGTCCAGGAGATCAGGATCGAGGTTGTACACCCTCACCTCGGGGTAGTCGAGAAGCCTGAGACCTTGGCCGTACCCGCGGATCAAGATCTTGTCGTCTATCGCGAGCTTATCCAGGGCATCATCGTCGAAGTCTATCAGAACGTGCTCGATCCCCCCGTGATGCCCAGTGACGACGCCTTCGGCGTCCTTGGCGTCTCCGCTCACCACGCGCGCCTTGTTGCCGATGCACGCCAGGACATTGTACCCAGTATTCTTGGAATCAGACCGCTTATCATAGTCGGCTGCGGTCGACACTCCCGGTTCTATGTGGTCCCCGGCCCAGCCAAAAGCCCTATCTCCGACGCGCACGTTGTAGGTGATCCCGCCCACCCCGGGCAACACGAACGGCACACCGTCGGCGCCGATTCGGAATGCCTGCTTGCGCACGTGCGGCGCAACCACACCTTGCAGCGAGATCATGACGAGGTCGTCTCTGTTGGTGAGAAGCAACCTAATACCACCCCTTCATCTCGATTACGCCGGGTAACGTTATTCACCCACCGCCCGCGGGATTCCTGCTGAGGTGGCGTCGGGCTGAGCCACGTCGGAGCGGATTGTAAACAGGCCCCTCGATTCCTGCCTCCCGACACCCGGGCCCGAAATATGCGCTTCGCAGGCATTCCACCGAGATCGCGCGAGAATATGATGGACCTGAAAGCGTGTATACCCCAGGGAGGAAGGAAAATGCAGAGTCAAGACATGCCAGTCCCGGAGATGCCGGGATACATGCCGATGAGGCTGGCGCGCGCCTACGTACCGCCGCAAGTCTACACCACCAGGTGGGACCCGGCGGAGGGGCTGAGGCGCGGGACGATATTCCCCGAGCTTTACATGCCCTATATGCAGGACTATGCACCGCCAGTTCGGCCGTGGGAGGCGACATGACAATGAACCCGGGTACCATGGACCCCGTGAAGAAGCAGTTGCTCGACTGCCTCCAGGCCCTCGAGTTTGCCGCCATCGAGCTAAACTTGTACCTGGATACGCACCCGGAGGACACACGGGCACTCGCGGATTACAACCAGATAGCCGCGGCTCTGATACGGACACGCGCCGCGTACGAGCAGGCGTACGGGCCTCTGCTGAATTACGGGCAGTCGCTGTCGCACAACCGGTGGGCGTGGCTCGACGAACCGTGGCCCTGGGAAACCCAGGGTTAGGAGGGAGCACGGACGATGTGGGTTTATGAGAAGAAGTTGGAGTACCCGGTCAGGGTAAG from Bacillota bacterium encodes:
- a CDS encoding pyridoxal-phosphate dependent enzyme produces the protein MPFLKIPFGPTYDEMAHPELIDPEVRASALRALSEDEFNPVNLFNITWKDRDNQVRKVIFPPELTGVDANIVVLLGMGFPSGSHKVGPAYSTLIEACVDGTIDPDRHTILGPSTGNFGIGVAYICRLMGYRAVVIMPDNMSRERYDRIRRYGGELDLTPGTESDVILTLRRTHELMRNPDNFALAQFELVPNYRFHRHVTGAAVVEAVSGIGNGRVACFVSAPGSAGTLAAGDHVKKVFPETRVTAVEPYECSTLSTGGRGQHRIEGIGDKMCTLIHNILTTDFVLTVRDEECVQALKVMRDGGPILQRMGVSDELVARMRDMFGVSGMCNIVGAIRMARYLRLGPGDNVVTIATDGFDR
- a CDS encoding spore coat associated protein CotJA, with amino-acid sequence MQSQDMPVPEMPGYMPMRLARAYVPPQVYTTRWDPAEGLRRGTIFPELYMPYMQDYAPPVRPWEAT
- a CDS encoding spore coat protein CotJB; translation: MDPVKKQLLDCLQALEFAAIELNLYLDTHPEDTRALADYNQIAAALIRTRAAYEQAYGPLLNYGQSLSHNRWAWLDEPWPWETQG
- a CDS encoding pyridoxal-5'-phosphate-dependent protein subunit beta codes for the protein DRYGSVIADLDARYLEVSEPVLERWVRDIFLSEDKSGVHDFRRPEAKEKLFAQKESDWLPFGYTRDYLDRMRSQSFWDEEYAKVHYYNKRIAELRRPLTQS
- the add gene encoding adenosine deaminase, which translates into the protein MASSDDFSRMPKVELHRHLEGAIRPSTILDLFRKNRGMFWDLSVDDIAPRIQIGPGDKSFLDFLAKFEFFMPCIASEADLSRITREAIEDCASDGIVYAELRFAPIFVQGLTGLSPARVVEAVLEGARETPPGIDVSFILIIPQPEGERAGWETVRLARDYMDSGVRGIDIAADTRQVGLREYIRPLAWARSSGLGVTVHAGESEGPESVRIAVSELGATRVGHGIRAVEDGATLALLVERGTVLEVCPTSNVHTRVVPSIEAHPLMRLMEAGVRVTLNTDDPGISGITLSHEYRLARQVWGVDPGQFGVTNHNALEAAFATPAQRTRVAERIAGQVG
- a CDS encoding DUF4438 domain-containing protein is translated as MLLTNRDDLVMISLQGVVAPHVRKQAFRIGADGVPFVLPGVGGITYNVRVGDRAFGWAGDHIEPGVSTAADYDKRSDSKNTGYNVLACIGNKARVVSGDAKDAEGVVTGHHGGIEHVLIDFDDDALDKLAIDDKILIRGYGQGLRLLDYPEVRVYNLDPDLLDRMGVAESGGKLRVPVAARVPARLMGSGIGEPDTASGDYDITTTDRAEIAELGLDRLRFGDLVALDDCDNLFGRSYRRGAISIGVVVHSDCLLAGHGPGVATIMTSAGPSIEPFVDESANIGKYLGIGRYRASSR